One Algoriphagus sp. Y33 genomic window, TATGGAAAAGTTCATCCGGGGTCATAAGCACAATAGATTCCTGCGATGCCAAGTCCAGTATTTTTAGAGTTCTTCTGTCTTCTACAAAAGCCAGCTTTTTTCCATCCGGGGAAAATTTAGGCAGATAAGCTTCACCTTCCGATTTTACGAGCGGTCTCTCTTCCAATAATGTTGAAGCAAAGAAAAAAGGCTCTTCTGATCTTACTTTTGTACTTTGGAAAATCTGCCACTTGCCATCTCTTTCACTAGCATAGGCCAATGATTTTCCATCAGGGGAAAACTCCACAAAGCGTTCCTGCTCAGGAGTATTTGTAATTCTTTTGGTCAGAGCACCGTCCACTGAAGTTACAAAAACCTCTCCTCTAGCCACGAAAGCAATCTCTTTGCCATCAGGAGAAATGGACATTTCCCTAACTCCCCCATTGATGGAAATGTAATTGTCAGAGTTGGTAATTGCTTGTGTCTGGAGCGTGACAGCAAGCTTCTTTGGAGCTTGCCCCTTGCGAAGTGTATAAAGTTCTCCATCGTATCCAAAGCTCATCAACCCATCGTTGGAAATGCTTAGAAAACGGACAGGGAAATTCTCCAAAGTTGTGAGTGCCTCAGTTTGGGAAGGATCGGCAGTATTCATAGCAAAGACATTGAAACTTCCATTGGCTTCGCTCAGGTAATAGATTTCTGATTCATCCGGAGAAAAGACCGGGGTTCTATCTTCTCCATAGAAGGTGGTCAGCATTTGATGGGTATTGGCTCTGGTATCGTACAGCCAGATATCACGGGCAATGCCTGACTGATGATGCTTGCGCCACTCATTCTCTCCCCCTTTTTTGTCATGGTAAACCATCTTGCTTCCGTCTTTGCTGACTTTTACATATTCAGCGGGAATTGTAAAAATCTGATCTACCCTTCCGCCGTTGCGGGCAACGGAATAAAGCTCAGGCTGTGAACCGGACGGATATTGTCTGTGCTCAGCTATATCCATCCGCTGGGTTCCAAATATCACCGATTGATCATCAGCAGAGAATTCGAACGGCTGTTCGTCATTTGAATGAAATGTAAGTCTGGTGGCGGGACCACCTTCAGGTCTCATGGTAAATACATCAAAGTTACCATAACGATCAGAGGCGAAAGCGATTGTCTTTCCATCATGACTCCATACAGCTTGATAATCATGTGCCTCATGAAAAGTAAGCTGCCTTGCAGTTCCTCCTGTGCTTGCTACCAAATACAGATCGCCTTTGTAGGTAAAGACAATATGGGTTCCATCAGGAGAAATAGCCGGATATCGCATCCATTTAGGAGCTTCTTGTGCTAGTGCCATATTGCCTAGAAAACAACCAAGGAGCAATGCAAAAATCTTTAATCTTTTAGTCATAAAATTGGATTTAGTGCTTTAAATTAATCAAAAATAAAATTTGAACTACCTGACTTTTTTTGATCGGTGTTATTCAACACATGTAAGATTAAAATCCAATATGCGTACCCGTTTAACTGCCTATGTGTATTTTGAGTTAATTCTAGAAGTTCAAATCTGCCAATTCCCCCTTTTCAAAGGGGGCAGAGGGGATTTTCTATGAATAAAACCAGATATAATTCTGGTACATGCATTCATGTGGATACTCATAAAATCCAATAATGTATCAAAGCTTTCCTTCATTCCTTCGGTATACAAGGCTATATTTGCACCTCGAAAAATCAACTCATTGGATGAACTCATTTATAGAAGAATTACGCTGGAGAGGCATGCTTCAGGATATGACACCCGAAATCGAAGAACACCTGGCTAAAGGAATGGCTTCGGCATATCTGGGTTTTGACCCTACGGCAGATTCCCTACATATCGGTCACTTGGTAGGGGTGATGACCTTATTGCACTTCCAGCGCGCCGGACATAAGCCATTTGCCCTGGTAGGCGGTGCTACCGGGATGATCGGAGATCCATCCTTCAAATCAGCTGAGAGAAATCTGTTGGATAAAAACACCCTGGATCATAATGTGGCTGGCATCCAGGATCAACTTTCGAAATTTTTGGATTTTTCCGGTTCTACGACTAACAAAGCCGAACTGGTGAATAACTACGACTGGATGTCTGAGTTTAGCTTTTTGGACTTTATCCGCGATATTGGAAAGCATATTACCGTAAATTACATGATGTCCAAGGATTCTGTAAAAAGAAGATTGGAGGACGGAAATGGGCTTTCCTTTACAGAATTCACTTACCAACTGATCCAGGGCTACGATTTTTACCATTTATGGAAAAATAAAAATTGCACTATTCAGCTGGGTGGATCAGATCAATGGGGAAATATTGTGACAGGCACCGAATTGATTCGAAAAATGGGAGGAGGCAGTGCTTATGCATTGACCGTTCCCCTGATCACCAAGGCAGACGGAACGAAGTTTGGCAAAACCGAAGGCGGATCTGTTTGGCTGGATCCCGAAAAAACTTCCCCTTACGCATTCTATCAGTTTTGGCTGAATGTGTCTGATGAAGATGCTGCTAAATATATCCGAATTTTTACCGTTTTGGACCGGACAACAATTGAAACACTGGAAGCAGAGCATGCAGAGGCACCTCATCTTCGTGTGTTGCAAAAAGAGATAGCCAAGCAAATCACCGGCATGGTTCACGGTGAATCTGATTTTGATATGGCCGTGAAAGCATCTGAGATATTGTTTGGTAAATCTTCCACCGAAGATCTGGCAGCATTGGATGAGCGGACTTTCCTTCAGGTTTTCGAAGGAGTTCCCCAAGTACAGATTAGCCAAGAGGAATATTCAGGATTGAATTCAATTTTGGATCTTTTTGGGGAAATCACTAAGGGGATTGTTTTTCCTTCAAAAGGAGAAGCCAGAAAAATGATCCAAGGAGGTGGAGTAAGCATCAATAAAGAGAAAATTGCCGATCCTAGTGCTCCTATAAGTTTGACTCTTCTTCAAAACAAATATCTACTTGTACAAAAAGGTAAGAAAAATTACTATATCGTAGAAGTGAAGTAAGTACATGATACTCACTCTAAAAAAGGCTTTAGGGAATCTCTAAGGCCTTTTTTTATAAAATTTTGCTAAATAATCAATAAGTAAAAGCCTCCCTTTGACCCAAGTTTAATATCTTTGGGTTCTATTTTTAGAAAAAGATTTTAACCTATGCCTGGAGAGAAAAATAAGGAAAAACTCATTTTGGATTCGGCTGTAGCACTCTTCACTTCCAAGGGCTATCTGGCCACCAGAATGGAAGATGTAGCCAAAGCCGCAGGAATCAGCAAAGGCTTGACCTATTTCTATTACAAGAATAAGGAAGACCTTTTTATGGCTTTGACAAAGAAAGCCTTCGATCAATTCAAAGATGAATTTCGGGACGAATGGTCTAATAGGAACAAGGGAAAAACCGGATTGGATATGCTTTGTTCCTTACTGGTGAAGATTGTTGCCTTTGCAAAATCCAATCAGGTGTATTATGACTCCATTCTCAATTTCCTTGATCTACTCAAGAAGTACAACAATCCTGAAACACAAAAATTAATTGATCAGAAAACACTGGAATCTGCCCATTTTCAAAAGCTACTGGAAATCCATCATGAACCTGCCAAAATAGGAATAATGATGGTGAGTCAAGGAATCAAAGACGGAAGTATTCGTGCTGAACTACAACCGGAAATCACTTTCTATACCATCTGGAGTATGATCATTGGCTATGAGAAAATGCTCGGGCCAATAGAATACGATGGTAAAGACCTAAAAATCCACTCAGAAAACTGGGAACCGGGATTTCTTCGCCTCATGCAAGAAATGCTAAAAGGCACCATTCAAGCCACCAAGAAAACTACAGTGCAAACTAGTTTATTCTAGTACAAGTAAAACGAGCACAGGTGGTATAAAATAATAAAGGCTGTCGAAAAACTCTCTCGCCAGCCTTTATTTATATACTTAGGGCACACTGAAAAACGCAAGTAATAGATCAAAAGCTATCCTATTGAATGATTAACCTATTTTTGATGCGAACGGTTTTTCAGCAAGTGCAAGCTTATTGAGCAGAATGGATCTCTATCCGTGCATCAGAAAATCCCAATATCGGGATTTTCAAGCTAGCCTCAGCCATACCATCTTCTACGGAAGCTGGCATACCTGAGACTTTTTCAGCAAGCTCTACTCAATAGATGGAGCTCAACTTAATTATCAATTTACATCTCCCATCATTTTCTTGATCATAGGCCTCAGTAGAAAGAGTAAGGCAGCAGAACCGAAGACGGTATAAACGATCATCATGTATTGATCCGGCATCTGGGCCAATGCTTCATCCGTCCCCCCGCTGGCTTCACCGGCTATCAACCCGGCAAAAAGATTCCCCAAGGCAATTGACAAGAACCAGATTCCCATCATTTGGCCCGCGTAGCCTGTTGGTGCCAATTTGGTCACCAAGCTAAGCCCTACCGGAGACAAACTCAATTCACCAAATGTGTGGAACATAAAAGTGACCAGCAGCCAGGTAGGCGCTGCCAGATCTCCTGAAGCTGCGATTTTGGTAGCGAAATACATCACAAAAAAACCAATACCCAAAAGCAGAAGCCCAAACGTAAATTTTAGAGGTGAGCTCGGTTCAAGGTTTCTTCTGCCCAGCCACACCCACAGCGCACCAAAAACCGGTGCAAAAATGATAATGAACAGAGAGTTTACAGACTGAAAATAACTGGTAGGAATCTCCCAACCCAAGATATTACGGTCCGTAAAACGCTCAGCAAATAGGTTCAATGTAGATCCTGCCTGCTCAAATCCAGACCAAAACATAGCAGAGAAAAGGAATAGAATAGCAATTACTCCTACCTTACTTTTGTCTGATTTATCAAGTCCCCCAAAGACTATTACATACCCCAGATAACCGAAAGCCACAAGTGCAATAATTGTCCCAGAAGCCCCTGCTATAGCAGAAACATTGATCGGTAGCACCCCCATAAAAAGTACTCCAACTATAGCCACCACACCAAGAACTATATAACTCACCAAAGACCTCAGCTTCCTTTGCCCCGAGACTTCTTCTTCGGTCACCACCAATGGAGGTTCGCCGTATCCTTCCAGTATTCCTCCGGATAGCTTATACTGAATTAGCCCAAAAACCATCCCAAGACCGGCAAGACCAAAGCCGAGATGCATATCATAGGTTGCCAGAGTACCGCAGGCAATGGGTGCTATAAATCCACCTAGGTTGATTCCCATGTAGAAAATAGAAAAACCTGCATCACGTTTGGTACTTCCCTTCGGGTAAAGCTGCCCCACGATCGAGCTGATATTTGGTTTCAAAAGCCCGGTGCCTACTACAATTAATATCAAGCCCAGAAAAAATGAAGAGGTGTCCAGCGTACTTAGTTCGGTTTTGATCGAACGATCTCCTGAAAACAAAGCAATGACACCGGGAAGAGCCATCGTAAAGTGCCCAATAGCAATAATAATCCCCCCATACCATACGGATTTTTTCAAACCGAAAAGTCTGTCTGCAAGCCAGCCACCGGGCAACGCCAACAAATAAACACCCATGGTATAGAGACCATAAATAGCTCCGGAAGTCTGGTCGTCAAAACCCAAGCCTCCTTCTGCTATAGTCATCGTCATAAACAGTATAAGCAATGCCCGCATGCCATAATAACTGAATCGCTCCCACATTTCTGTAAAAAAGAGTGTCATCAAGCCTTTAGGATGGCCAAAAATAGTAGGCCCTTCAAATTCAGGAGTAAGTTGTTTTTCCAAGGATAGTTTTATTTGGGTGAAATCAATTTTGCAATGATAAACCTTTTTAGGGCTTGTTTCCAAAGTTAAAGCTGCTGAATTGTGGTCTAATGTCTGATTATTACACCATTGGGAAGGAACGTCCACAGGATAGACCATTATGCAAAAACAGATTCAAAATATTCATCTGTTTTCCACATGCAATCGATTGTAATCAAAAATAAAGCATGTTTTATTGGTTTTATTAAAAGGTATTTCAGTAGTTTTGTGAAGACAATTTTCAGATTGTAACCCCAAATATTTATGCAGGAACTAGATCTGGCAATCCAGACTTCCCCCCTGGCTTTTCTCCGTACCACAACTAACAGAAAAGTTCATGTCAATCTTCCACCGGCAGAGCTGGTGGAAATTGCTTTAGCCCGTAAAGAAGGAAAACTCACTTCCACCGGCGCATTGATGGCAGATACCGGCAAATTCACCGGAAGATCCCCTAAAGACCGTTACATTGTCCTCGATGACAAAACTAAAGATTCGGTCTGGTGGGGTGATATCAACCTTCCATTTGATGCTGGGAAATTCAGTCTACTAATGAACAAGATGAAGGCATTTTTAGCTGACAAAGAGCTCTTTGTCAGGGATGGGTATGCCGGTGCAGACGACAATTACAGGCTCAAATTGAAGGTGATTAATACCAAAGCTTGGCACAATCTCTTCTGCTACAATATGTTTCTGAGGCCATCTGAGCTTGAATTACAAAATTTCGAGCATGATTTCACAATCATCTGCGCTCCTGAATTCGAAGCAGACCCCGAAACTGACGGTACCAAAAATTCAAATTTTGTACTTATCAATCTCACCGAACGAATCATCCTCATCGGAGGTACCGGTTACGCAGGTGAAATGAAAAAGGGGATTTTTTCAGTCCTTAATTTCATTCTACCCCATGAGCGAAATGTCCTTTCTATGCACTGCTCCGCAAATGTAGGATCGCATGAAGATACCGCTATTTTCTTTGGGCTGTCAGGAACGGGCAAAACTACCCTTTCAGCTGATCCTAACCGAAACTTAATTGGAGACGATGAGCATGGCTGGGCCGAAGAAGGGGTATTCAACTTCGAGGGAGGGTGCTATGCCAAAGTCATCGACTTAAGCAGAGAGAAAGAGCCCGAAATCTGGAATGCTATCAAATTCGGATCCATTGTAGAAAATACGCGATTTAAGGGAAAATCCAGAGAAATTGATTTTACGGATAAATCCGTCACTGAAAATACCCGTACCGCATACCCCATTGACTATATACCAAATGCACTGGTGCCATCCAAGGCAGGAGTACCGAAAAATATATTCTTTCTGACAGCAGATGCTTTTGGGGTGATCCCCCCTATTTCCAAGTTGAATAAAAGTCAGGCAATGTATCATTTCATTTCCGGTTACACCGCAAAAGTAGCCGGCACAGAAATGGGAATAACCGAACCAAAATTGACTTTCTCGGCATGTTTTGGCGCAGCTTTCCTCCCCTTACATCCAGCCGAATATGCTAGGCTATTCGGGGAAAAAATGGAGAAATATAACACCAATGTTTGGCTGATCAATACCGGCTGGACCGGTGGTCCTTACGGAGTAGGGTCCAGAATGAAATTGGCATATACCAGAGCTATGATTACGGCAGCTTTGGAGGGAAATTTAGATCATGTCGAATTCACTGAGCATCGTTTTTTTGGATTTCAGATTCCGCTGGAATGTCCAAATGTGCCCTCACATATACTCGATCCAAGGAAAACCTGGGAAAATGTGGAAGCATACGATATCCAAGCAAAAGAACTTGCAAATGCATTCAGGTCAAATTTCGAGAAATTCGAGGAATTTTCGTCTGAGGATATCTTAAAAGGAGGGCCACTTCCCTAAGAAAACAGATGGGTTCCATAGACGTAAACAACTGATTAAAAATCATTGTGATTATCCTCAACGTTGTAATTATTATTTTAAAAATACTACGTGCATCTCCAGCTATGCACGTAGTAAGTTTGTCCTTGACCTAAGCATAGAATAATGCTCAAGTATTTTTGCGGAAAAACCAGCTAAAGTCTAACCATACTGCGGGTTGAAGTGCAAAAACCCAATTCAAAGGAAGAGAAGATTAACAGTCAAAAAAGAAAACAGCAAGTACATGCTAAGGTACTTGCTGCAGGAAATGATATATATCATTTATAATCTTTTTTACTTACGTCCAGCACCTTACTTACTTCCTGCACAGTGGCAGGTGCATCCAGTTTGAAAAAGCCTGAAAGCCCTCTTTCCAAACGGGAAGCACGGATGGCTGATTTGAGTGCAAAGAATACACTTGTAGCCAAAACTAACGGTGGTTCTCCGACTTCTTTGGAAGAGAACAATCCATTGGGATTTTCAGGTACATCGGCTGAATTGTCTCTCGGGTATAAATAGGTATTCATTTCCAAAGGAATTGTGGTGATCGCAGGCGGTTTGTAAGTCCAGGTATTCAGTGTGTTAAGCCTTCCCTTCTCTTCACCTTCAGGTTCGAAAACAAGTTTTTCCGTAAGGATATAGCCTATTCCCTGCACAAAGGCACCTTCTACTTGTCCTATGTCTATGGCTGGATTGAGACTCCATCCCATATCAAAAATAATATCAGACCGGAGTATTTTTACTTCACCCGTTAGCACATCCACTTCCACTTCAGAACAGGCAGCAGAGAAGGTAAATCCGACAAAGGAATCTACACCGCCTGCGGTGGAATTTACATCTGCCAAATCTATTCCCGGAATAGCCTTGTTTTCCGAAACAGGTTTAAACGTCATGGCTGGAATCGGTGTAGTTCCCCCTGGAATCGGCGCAGTAAAAGAAGCAATGAGATCAACCCTATACTGGTAAGCCAAGGCAACCAAGTTTTGCCAGATTAGCTTTGAATGTTGGTCTATCGGTCGTTTGACGGAAGCAGACCATCCCTCCTTGCCATAATTCCAGAAATCTATTCCCTGTTCTTTACACCAGTCATCCCCGTTGTCTTTCAAGAGTTTATAGCCGAATTCAGTCATCCGTGACCGCATCTTTTCACATGCCTGCTTCACCGCTTCCCCATTATATGCCGTTCCTGTGGAGCCACCGGTACTTGTAGGATTTGGAATGACCCGTGTATTTGGACTGTGAATTTGAATCAGGTCCATCGGGATATTCAGCACATAAGCCGCGACCTGTTCTACCTTGGTCATCATCCCCTGCCCCATATCCACACCACCTTGATTGATGGACACACTGCCGTCGCCGGAATAAACTGATACAATCGCTGCAGCTTGTTCTATCATGACCAGATTGTAGCCCGAACCGTACTTTACAGGAACCATGTAGATTCCTCTTTTTTTCCATTTATTTTCCTTGTTAAAGGCATTTACCTTTTTTAAACGATTTTGATAATCGCTTTTCTCTTCCACATATTTCCATACATCGCGCATATAGCAGTAAGAAAGTGCTTGGCCAAAAGGCGTGACATCTCCCCGTACATACATGTTTTTTCTTCTTAGTTCAGCGGAATCCATACCGATGGCGAAAGCCGCATCATCAATGGCATTTTCCAAAATAAGCTTTCCCTGTACATCCCCAAATGCGCGCATGGCCGTATTGGGGGCTTTATTGGTGCGACACACATCCAACTGGCTCTCGAAGTTCTTGATATTGTAGGCGTTGTCTATCCTAAGCTGAACACAGTTACTGACGATGTAAGAACAGTCGTAGAACGCTCCACCATCAGCCCATAGTTTCAGATGCAATCCACGAATGAGTCCCTTGTCCTCTTTTCTTAGATTCCCCTGATCCACTGCAATTTGATATTGTCCATAGTACCCATGTCGTTTTCCAATCATAGCGGTGTCATGTTCCCGCTTCATCACGAGTCGAATCGGTCGGTTCAACTTATGCGCTGCCACAGCTACGGGAGCTGCGACAAACTTGGCCTGTTCAGTTTTACCGCCATATCCTCCTCCAAGCTGACGGATGTCCACAATGACTTTGCTATGCTCTGCAGCTAAGGTACTCGCCACAGTCTGATGCATTTCCATCGGGCTCTGAGATGAGGGATGAACCAAGATTTGATTGTCATCTTCGGGAAAAGCCACACAAGCCTGAGTTTCCATATAGAAATGAACTTGTTCACCGGAGATTTGGGTATTCTCTATGATAGTGCATGCAGCTCCGTCTATTTTCTCATTTCGGAGAATTGGTTTTTTGTCCAATGGAGCTTTTGCCAAATCTGCCCAATAAAGCTCCGTTCCTGGTCTGGTTATTTTCCAGATATGGGATACAAATGGAGCTGTACTCGGGCAATCAGGAAATATGCTTCCCATTTTGATTGCATCATCTATGGTAATGATTGGATCTTGCCACTCTTTGCTCCAAGATGGATTTTCCTTGTTTTCCCACTGTATAGGGGAATAAGCAAGGCAATATTCTGAAGCATATTCAGCTATTTCAATCGCGGCTTTTTCTGTATCGGCAATGACCATAGCGATGGCCTGTCCGGGATAAAGAATACTTTGGGTTGCAAATATAGGCTGATCCAGTGCCATGCCCTGCAGATTTAACCCCCCTACGGGAATATCCTGATAGGAGATCAGCGCAAAAAAAGAAGTGAATTTCGAGGCGAGGAATTCTTCCAGTTCCCCAAAGTCAATCATTTCTTTATTGATAGGATGCGCTAAATGGAAATTGGCAAGTGATCTTTTGGCTTGAATAAACGCCGCATTCTTACCAAGAGGCGGAAGCTTTATCTCATGCGTATAGTGCACTTCCCCCATCGCTTGATGGAATGCCATAAGCTTGATGTAAGGCTGGGAAACAGGAGTTTTAAATGATTGATTTACATAAAATTGTGACCCGTCACTTACATTCCAATTTCCCCAATCAATCTTCCCTGCTGACCGAATGTCTTTGGGAACTTGACCTCTGGATTTTTCCATCAAACTTCTGATGATAGCTTTGTAAATAAAGGAGACTGCCAGATTAATCTTGTAGTCATTGGTGAAGCCTTCCGATGGGACACCGTCCATTCTCCCCTTCTCTTCCCAAAACTCTAATTCTTTGCTTACTTCTATCTTTAGTATTCCAGTCAAGGTCGGAAGGAGTTCGAGGCTCAGTTTTTTTCCTTTTAACCATTGCTCACTAGTTGTTGCCCGCCAAGCTATGGGTGCAATACCTCCATAGACGATGCTTGTTTCTAGAATATTTAGATCCTCGGATACCTCAATTCTTGTACAATTATTTACAATAGAATGGGAATTTACTTCCCGTAAGGCAACTTTCTGAGCCAAAACAACTTCTTGTTGGTGGCCAAATGGAAGGAAATAACCTAAAACCACCAAATCATCTGCGATCTCAGGTGCTTTCAAAAGCTGATTTACCAATTCTGCAGCTTTTAACTGAAATTCCTGGCCGGATTTGATTCGTACAAATCTAATCTCTGCTTCTGTGCCACACAACACAGTAAACAGGTCCGAAGGGAAAGGTTCTCCACTTATAATATGCTTAAGAACCAGCATTGTGTTTCCTGCCAATGAAGCGGCATTTCGCACGATCATTCCTGCTGTTCGATGACACATAAACTGCATGCTTCCGATTCTTGATACCGGAGAAAACTTTTCATCCACAATCAACTGATCGAGATAGCGTAATAATTGTGAGTAAGTCGTGGATGCTCCTACCGCTATTCCATTTTCCAATCTCTTTATTCCGTATAGATCAGGTATCAACTTGATGTCCACAAAGAGATTTACCAATGGAAATTCATCGGCATAAATTCCAAAAGAAGTATTGCCAAAAACTATCCTGGTTGTTTTTGAAGAGCTTTTTCTGAGAATGTTTATCAATTCATCCAGTGTCTCCGGACTTAGCCATTGTTTTTCAGCTTGAAGTATTGATACTGCCGGCAAAGCCATTTTAGCACCATCGGGAAATGGAATATTAATGGCATCATGAATCATTACTTCTTGGCACTTGTCTTCGGTAATACAGATCATTCGGTTTTTTTCGTCTTCTTTATTCCAATCTGAAGCGAATGTCTTCATACCCGTCAAAATTGACCGGTATCCAGTACAACGACAGATATTTCCATCAAAAATTTCCTCAATTTCCTTTTTGGTTGGTGATGGATTTTCTGAAAGAAATGCTGACATATTCATCACAAATCCTGTGGTGCAATAGCCGCACTGCGTACCGTTATTAATTGCCAACCGATGGGCTACAGGATTAATTCCCTCATGAAGATCCTGGTGCTCTTCCCCTGTCAAGCTCTTCACAGCGATCTTACTATTTCCATTTGCTTGTAGAGATTTGGCAGCCTCTTCGATTCGATGCTCACTTTTCTTAAGTAAAGCATCTTTAGCCCTGTTCCAACCCGGAGGAGAGCTATTCATCCATTTTGATGCTCCCCTAGAAGCAGATGGTGAAAAAGTAAGATGCCTGTTTTCCGGTCTTTTGATCCCACCTGTACCTTCGATTGTGGTAATTGCCATGCCTCCAAGAGCACAGATTGGGCGCAAACAGGAATTTATTGACTTGTGTTCAGCTGTCTGCTTTCTCTCATTCCAAATAGACAGAATTACGGTGCATGCACCACAACCTCCTTGCCCACAACCTTTTTTGGCTCCTACCAGCCCGATTTCATCAGACCTTAAATAATCAAGTAATAATTGGTCTGTGGATGGGTTTTCAATGGTTACTTCCTTCCCGTTGAGAAAAAATGAAAGTGTGTTATTCATAATTGTAGCGTTTAAAATGTAAGCCTTGTAAAAAGCCTAATTGTATGTTAAGTGTGGTAATAAAAAATTTACCGAAGTTCATACGATGCATAGTGAAAGTTACCCCTATTCAAGAGCAAGAGTATCACCAAAATAAAACAGCTATGAAGAGTATATTTTCAAACTTATTGGATTGTCGGTTGAATACTGACTTATTCCTTCTGAGTTGATTCGATCTTCAAGGATCCATCGCGGTGCATTGGTGTCGGTATGCGCTCATATTCATTAACCCAATGTCCTGCTACGTTTTCATCTTTCCATTCGGTGAAATATCCCAGAGCCAAAGAAACCTGCAGTGAAAAATCAGAAGAGGTCGCCGTCTCCGTATAGGGGGTCGCACATTTTAAATTTTGGAAGTACTCTCTGAAAGCAACTGCATCAGTTTCAGTTAATTTAGTCAACTGTCCCATGGCATTTGTATCACCAATAAATGCCTCCTTTGGAACCAATGCCGCTATTTGGGGGAATTCTGCTGTGGCATGGCAAGACATACAGGATGAGGTGTTCAGATCAACCGGACCATCTAGACGACCTCCCCATCCCAGATGCTGTGGTGGTAATTTGGTAGAATCAGGATTTATTTTGGTTTGGGTCAAATTCGGATTAATAATGGTTCTGGTAACGGGGTAAGGATTGATAAAATTGGTGGTGTCCTGTGGATCATTGCCAAATTGGATCCCAACAGGAACCAAGTTCTCAGCTCTTCCGGCACCTTCTTTACCCTCATTCAACTTACCATTGTAGCAGAACGTACCAAACACCCAGCCCGTCCCGTATTTATCGGCCCTCGGATCCCGAACCATCACGTCCATTTGGATCAATTGCATAGGTTTGACTACTCGTCCTGTATCCAGACCATTATTCCATGTAGGAGTGATGTAGGCATTCCAAGTCATAGGATTCACCAAATAATCCGCAGAGGATTCATCGGCATCTGTAAACAAAAGTTTGAAAATCACCGTGCCTATTGGAAATCCATTGGGATTCTGGGTAGCATTTG contains:
- a CDS encoding molybdopterin cofactor-binding domain-containing protein gives rise to the protein MNNTLSFFLNGKEVTIENPSTDQLLLDYLRSDEIGLVGAKKGCGQGGCGACTVILSIWNERKQTAEHKSINSCLRPICALGGMAITTIEGTGGIKRPENRHLTFSPSASRGASKWMNSSPPGWNRAKDALLKKSEHRIEEAAKSLQANGNSKIAVKSLTGEEHQDLHEGINPVAHRLAINNGTQCGYCTTGFVMNMSAFLSENPSPTKKEIEEIFDGNICRCTGYRSILTGMKTFASDWNKEDEKNRMICITEDKCQEVMIHDAINIPFPDGAKMALPAVSILQAEKQWLSPETLDELINILRKSSSKTTRIVFGNTSFGIYADEFPLVNLFVDIKLIPDLYGIKRLENGIAVGASTTYSQLLRYLDQLIVDEKFSPVSRIGSMQFMCHRTAGMIVRNAASLAGNTMLVLKHIISGEPFPSDLFTVLCGTEAEIRFVRIKSGQEFQLKAAELVNQLLKAPEIADDLVVLGYFLPFGHQQEVVLAQKVALREVNSHSIVNNCTRIEVSEDLNILETSIVYGGIAPIAWRATTSEQWLKGKKLSLELLPTLTGILKIEVSKELEFWEEKGRMDGVPSEGFTNDYKINLAVSFIYKAIIRSLMEKSRGQVPKDIRSAGKIDWGNWNVSDGSQFYVNQSFKTPVSQPYIKLMAFHQAMGEVHYTHEIKLPPLGKNAAFIQAKRSLANFHLAHPINKEMIDFGELEEFLASKFTSFFALISYQDIPVGGLNLQGMALDQPIFATQSILYPGQAIAMVIADTEKAAIEIAEYASEYCLAYSPIQWENKENPSWSKEWQDPIITIDDAIKMGSIFPDCPSTAPFVSHIWKITRPGTELYWADLAKAPLDKKPILRNEKIDGAACTIIENTQISGEQVHFYMETQACVAFPEDDNQILVHPSSQSPMEMHQTVASTLAAEHSKVIVDIRQLGGGYGGKTEQAKFVAAPVAVAAHKLNRPIRLVMKREHDTAMIGKRHGYYGQYQIAVDQGNLRKEDKGLIRGLHLKLWADGGAFYDCSYIVSNCVQLRIDNAYNIKNFESQLDVCRTNKAPNTAMRAFGDVQGKLILENAIDDAAFAIGMDSAELRRKNMYVRGDVTPFGQALSYCYMRDVWKYVEEKSDYQNRLKKVNAFNKENKWKKRGIYMVPVKYGSGYNLVMIEQAAAIVSVYSGDGSVSINQGGVDMGQGMMTKVEQVAAYVLNIPMDLIQIHSPNTRVIPNPTSTGGSTGTAYNGEAVKQACEKMRSRMTEFGYKLLKDNGDDWCKEQGIDFWNYGKEGWSASVKRPIDQHSKLIWQNLVALAYQYRVDLIASFTAPIPGGTTPIPAMTFKPVSENKAIPGIDLADVNSTAGGVDSFVGFTFSAACSEVEVDVLTGEVKILRSDIIFDMGWSLNPAIDIGQVEGAFVQGIGYILTEKLVFEPEGEEKGRLNTLNTWTYKPPAITTIPLEMNTYLYPRDNSADVPENPNGLFSSKEVGEPPLVLATSVFFALKSAIRASRLERGLSGFFKLDAPATVQEVSKVLDVSKKDYK